Proteins co-encoded in one Capsicum annuum cultivar UCD-10X-F1 chromosome 9, UCD10Xv1.1, whole genome shotgun sequence genomic window:
- the LOC107842345 gene encoding uncharacterized protein LOC107842345 — protein MASNLLKFHTQSMKISHPLLHFHLSKLPYLNPLSSLGATQLNHLYLPVFFTKKPKPKPKFSPFQCSFCSPTPPTTKEDAISQAKFSLSTTLEKPLNNPKLVGRLKKLKQPRFRVEIPVLDESPSAICQLAVDIFGGMIIKRKGPRIKILLLWPNQTLTQAAETAFEEKSSNTIIENLDISSRIENSGDVLVFMAPEASRLALMKEIADTLYPKPMVIFNPNWGFDEEGSFCELSGFVSSFDVVYSFMGLEVRGILSNRKGVMFKCVKDGVLSGEKWYVFVEEDGELKVVSRFKTRPSIVEVENVLYNLMAVNSPITKSAKFLKDLVSNVRGKK, from the coding sequence ATGGCTTCCAATCTTCTAAAATTCCATACACAATCCATGAAAATTTCCCACCCCTTACTTCATTTCCACCTGAGTAAACTGCCGTACTTAAATCCCTTAAGCTCTTTAGGAGCGACACAACTTAACCATCTTTATCTCCCTGTTTTCTTCAcaaaaaaaccaaaaccaaaaccaaaattttcACCTTTTCAATGTTCATTCTGTTCTCCTACCCCACCTACCACCAAAGAAGATGCCATTTCCCAAGCAAAGTTCTCTCTTTCAACTACTTTAGAAAAACCACTTAACAATCCCAAGCTTGTTGGAAGACTCAAGAAACTCAAACAACCAAGATTTCGTGTCGAAATTCCAGTTCTTGATGAGTCTCCATCTGCAATATGTCAGCTTGCTGTTGATATTTTTGGTGGCATGATCATCAAAAGAAAAGGCCCAAGAATCAAGATTCTTCTTTTATGGCCTAACCAAACCTTAACACAAGCTGCAGAGACAGCTTTTGAGGAAAAGTCTTCAAACACCATCATTGAAAATTTGGATATTTCATCAAGAATTGAAAATTCTGGTGATGTGTTAGTTTTTATGGCTCCAGAGGCTTCAAGATTAGCACTAATGAAGGAAATTGCTGATACATTGTACCCGAAGCCCATGGTGATTTTCAATCCTAATTGGGGCTTTGATGAAGAGGGGAGTTTTTGTGAGTTGAGTGGATTTGTGAGTTCATTTGATGTTGTGTATTCATTTATGGGATTGGAGGTTAGAGGGATATTGAGTAATAGAAAAGGAGTGATGTTTAAATGTGTTAAAGATGGTGTTTTGAGTGGTGAGAAATGGTACGTGTTTGTTGAAGAAGATGGAGAGTTGAAGGTGGTTTCAAGGTTTAAAACAAGGCCATCAAttgtggaagttgagaatgtttTGTATAACTTGATGGCCGTGAATTCGCCAATCACGAAATCAGCAAAGTTCTTGAAGGATTTGGTGTCAAATGTAAGGGGAAAAAAGTAA